GAAACTCTACGCGCGCCACGTCTTTAGACTGGCGTTGCGCGTAGACTATCTAGAATCCCCGGCGCTTTAGCCCGGGGAGAAATCAACCCTTTTCCCCGCGCTCCGCGATATACCACTGGCGAAAGGTTTGTTCAGGAACTTCTGGAAGAGATCTATGTCTAACCCAGGGATTATAGAGCTTATTGGCGAATAAACCAGGAAATCTTTTGAGCATTCCCTGTTCACCGATCGCTTCAGCGGTATGATATATTTTGGGGTTGCCTAAAATTATTCCTAGAGCTTTGAGAGTCAAACTCTTATTCAGGGGTAATAATTTGCGCTCAGCGATAACACGACGCCATTTATAAATTTGTTCGGGAATATCGATTTTGACGGGACAAACATCGCCACAGGAACCGCAAAGCGTAGAAGCGTAGGGTAAATTGCTGTACTTAACGATATCAAAAGTCGGGTCCAAAATAATACCCAAAGGACCAGAATAAACCGAACCGTAGCTTAAACCCCCACTGCGCCGATAGACGGGACAGGTATTCATGCAAGCGCCACAACGGATACACTTGAGAGAATGCCAAAAGTCCTCCATTCCTAAGCGATCGCTCCGTCCGTTATCGACAATAACTATATGGATTTCTCCCCCTGGTTTGGGTCGAGTAAAATGAGACGTGTACTGGGTGATAGGAGAACCGAGTCCCGAACGAGAAAGCAAGCGAATAAATATCCCCAGATGTTCGACTTTGGGAATGAGCTTTTCAATACCCATACTAGCTATGTGTAGGGGTGGTACATTAGCCCCAATATCCGCGTTTCCTTCGTTGGTACAGACCACAAAACTGCCAGTTTCTGCTACGCCATAATTTACCCCCGTCATACCCGCATCTGCCGCTAAAAAGCGAGGTCTAGCGTTCTGACGCATCACTTCATTAAGATAGTGGGGGTCATCGTTATCGGGATCGCTGTCAATTTCCCGAGCGAAAAGCTGTGCTACATCTTGTCTAGTTTTGTGTATAGCGGGCATGACGATATGGCTGGGAGGTTGTCCATCGAGTTGTTGGATGCGCTCTCCCAAATCTGATTCGGTGACGACAATACCTCGTTTTTCTAAAAAGGGCGTCATCTCACACTCGTCTTGGAGCATCGACTTACTCTTGATCAGGGATTTAACCTGATGATCTTTGAGAATCTGGTAGACTATTTGGTTATGTTCCGTTGCATCTATCGCCCAGTGTACGTGTATACCGTTAGCGATCGCTTTGCTTTCAAACTCGGTTAAATAGTGAGTTAAATTCGTCAGGGTATGCTCTTTAATCTGGGAAGCGAGTTCTCTGAGTTCTTCCCATTCAGGAACAGAAGCTGCAGCTCGATCTCTTTTGAGACGGACGTTCCAGAGATGTTCATCGTGCTTGGATTCATGTTCTTGATCTTGAAGAAATTGCTCCGCTAAAGCTGCTTGATTAATGGGTTTACTCATGATTTGGCTCCGTTGAGAATTTGGGCGATATGAATTACCTTGAGATTGAGACCACAATGCTCGATAATGCCTTTTTGGTGCATTAAACAAGTCATATCCGCTGAAACTATATACTCTGCTCCATTACGCAGATGATCCGTGACTTTGTCGTAGCCCATTTGAGCTGAGACTGCTTCTTCAAACACCGAGAAAGTTCCCCCAAAACCACAACATTCGTCAGGGCGATCGGGACTAATTAATTCTATTCCCCTGACTTTAGTAAGCAAGTCTAGGGTTTTGGAAAAAAATGGATCCATTAGTTCCGATTGTCTGGCGTGTCCGAGACCTCGTAAAGAACTACAACTATTGTGTAAACCGATCGCGTGGGGAAATTCAGCCCAGGGAAACTCGGAAACTTTGAGCACGTCGTGCAAAAACTCTACTAAATCATAACTATTTTGACGCACTTTTTCCACATCTACAGTCTGGGGGATGGCGTCAAAATGCTCACGAATGTGGTGGACACAACTCCCCGAGGGTCCTACTATATATTCAAACTCACGAAAGTTCTCAATAAAGAGTCTTTCTGCTGCTGCTGCATCTGCTTGAGCACCGTTAGTAGCCATAGGTTGACCACAACAGGTTTGTGCTAAGGGATAGACTACTTCGACGTCAAATTTTTCCAACAATTCTAGAGTTGCGATCGCCACATCAGGAAAAAAAGCATCGATATAACAAGGAATAAATAAACCTACTTTCATGATTTTAAAAATACTGTTAAACTACGAGGTCCTTGAGCGCCGTGAACGATTACCGCTTCTACATCTCCTGTAGCCGAAGGTCCCGCCATAAATACACCATAATCGCACTCATTCAAGTCTATACGCAGGTAAGCGGCTTGCATATTACTCAATAGCTCTTTTGAATCTAAGATCACAACCAAATGCTGTGACAAAAATCCCAGCGCATTTACTACCAAATCAGCTTGATCTAGCCATACCGCTCCATTTTCAGCTACACCAAACTTAGCTCTCACTACCCCCACGTCTACCTCAGCTAAACTATGAGGATCTACACCCTTAGTAATTATCTGAGCCCCGATTACCTCTGGTACTGCACTAGCAATAACTTGAGCTTCCGGGTGTAAAGCTTTAATTTCCTCAATTAGTTCTGAATCAGCAGCAATCTTAACCCAGCTACCCCCCATTTTTTCCAGATTTTGCTTAAATAAGTCCAGCAAATTGCCATTATCTCCGAGAAAAAGCTTAATTTCTGGAAGGGGAATTCCTTGGGGTTGATTTCTACTTACAGATTTTAGAATCGCATCTCGACTATTGGTCATAAAAAAAATCCTCGCTCTACTCAAAATAGTAACGAGGAAATATAATTAATGGTCAGTTATTTTAAGCAGTTACCAGTTTTTTGGTAGTAGCGGCGAGTTCACCACTAGCGTATTTAGCAGCAAAATCATCTAGACTGACTTGTTTGATTTTGGTGGCATTACCCGCAGCACCAAAAGCTTGATAACGTTCTAAACAAACTTTTTTCATGTAATCAATAGAAGGCTTGAGGAAGTGACGAGGGTCAAAGTTAGAAGGATCTTTAACCGCAGCTTCCCGGAAGGCTGCAGTAATAGCTAGACGGTTATCAGTATCGATATTAACTTTGCGTACACCACTCTTAATACCTTTTTGAATCTCTTCGATGGGTACTCCGTAGGTTTCAGGAATCTGACCACCGTATTGATTAATCATATCAATCAAATCTTGAGGAACGGAGGAAGATCCGTGCATTACTAAGTGGGTGTTGGGGAGACGACTATGAATTTCTTCAATGCGGCTAATAGCTAAAACTTCTCCCGTGGGTTTACGGCTGAATTTGTAAGCGCCGTGGCTAGTACCGATCGCCACCGCTAAAGCGTCGACTTGAGTCGCTTCTACGAATTGTACCGCTTCGTCGGGATCTGTCAGTAGTTGTTCTTTAGTCAGGGTTCCTTCTGCACCATGTCCATCTTCTTTGTCTCCTTGCATGGTTTCTAGTGATCCCAGACATCCTAATTCACCTTCTACGCTGACACCGATAGAGTGGGCTACTTTGACTACTTCAGCGGTTACTTGTACGTTATACTCAAAGCTGGCGGGTGTTTTCGCGTCTGCTTCTAGTGAACCATCCAT
The DNA window shown above is from Gloeocapsa sp. PCC 73106 and carries:
- a CDS encoding lactate utilization protein B, whose amino-acid sequence is MSKPINQAALAEQFLQDQEHESKHDEHLWNVRLKRDRAAASVPEWEELRELASQIKEHTLTNLTHYLTEFESKAIANGIHVHWAIDATEHNQIVYQILKDHQVKSLIKSKSMLQDECEMTPFLEKRGIVVTESDLGERIQQLDGQPPSHIVMPAIHKTRQDVAQLFAREIDSDPDNDDPHYLNEVMRQNARPRFLAADAGMTGVNYGVAETGSFVVCTNEGNADIGANVPPLHIASMGIEKLIPKVEHLGIFIRLLSRSGLGSPITQYTSHFTRPKPGGEIHIVIVDNGRSDRLGMEDFWHSLKCIRCGACMNTCPVYRRSGGLSYGSVYSGPLGIILDPTFDIVKYSNLPYASTLCGSCGDVCPVKIDIPEQIYKWRRVIAERKLLPLNKSLTLKALGIILGNPKIYHTAEAIGEQGMLKRFPGLFANKLYNPWVRHRSLPEVPEQTFRQWYIAERGEKG
- a CDS encoding (Fe-S)-binding protein, which encodes MKVGLFIPCYIDAFFPDVAIATLELLEKFDVEVVYPLAQTCCGQPMATNGAQADAAAAERLFIENFREFEYIVGPSGSCVHHIREHFDAIPQTVDVEKVRQNSYDLVEFLHDVLKVSEFPWAEFPHAIGLHNSCSSLRGLGHARQSELMDPFFSKTLDLLTKVRGIELISPDRPDECCGFGGTFSVFEEAVSAQMGYDKVTDHLRNGAEYIVSADMTCLMHQKGIIEHCGLNLKVIHIAQILNGAKS
- a CDS encoding LUD domain-containing protein — translated: MTNSRDAILKSVSRNQPQGIPLPEIKLFLGDNGNLLDLFKQNLEKMGGSWVKIAADSELIEEIKALHPEAQVIASAVPEVIGAQIITKGVDPHSLAEVDVGVVRAKFGVAENGAVWLDQADLVVNALGFLSQHLVVILDSKELLSNMQAAYLRIDLNECDYGVFMAGPSATGDVEAVIVHGAQGPRSLTVFLKS
- the fba gene encoding class II fructose-bisphosphate aldolase (catalyzes the reversible aldol condensation of dihydroxyacetonephosphate and glyceraldehyde 3-phosphate in the Calvin cycle, glycolysis, and/or gluconeogenesis); amino-acid sequence: MALVPMRLLLDHAAENGYGIPAYNVNNMEQILSIMQAANESNSPVILQASRGARKYAGENFLRHLILAAVETYTHIPIAMHQDHGNSPATCYSAIRNGFTSVMMDGSLEADAKTPASFEYNVQVTAEVVKVAHSIGVSVEGELGCLGSLETMQGDKEDGHGAEGTLTKEQLLTDPDEAVQFVEATQVDALAVAIGTSHGAYKFSRKPTGEVLAISRIEEIHSRLPNTHLVMHGSSSVPQDLIDMINQYGGQIPETYGVPIEEIQKGIKSGVRKVNIDTDNRLAITAAFREAAVKDPSNFDPRHFLKPSIDYMKKVCLERYQAFGAAGNATKIKQVSLDDFAAKYASGELAATTKKLVTA